One Amycolatopsis sp. NBC_00355 genomic window carries:
- a CDS encoding DUF6603 domain-containing protein, which yields MALTVETLMLEIGRAFAPLEQRLRGGEIPLLFAEIGLPAPDVVLGAQAVQNAVGGAATALSTLPRVVTDLAAAIDARDTAKITAAVAAVVPIVESVATAVDVVSTAITAAARTAGPGRAEVEAFAAELAQRLFGFALITYLEDRLPVAGYLLGLLGILESTPLAATPATPAHVRRVLRVDRVTALLRDPVGVLADLYAWGSPEFDWDLLLRRLSIFLGAVTDFAFVQTGPPPFLRIAGVDVGVTDDPVPGVDAQLRLAADEHLDLTIPIGDTVALVVTSDAALEEKAAVELLPPAQLRVVPPAAEVRGGVRLGLQAPYADGAPPIVVLGTAGGSRIEARRLRATVGADLVWNPTERRADGALVFEAAVEGGKVVLDLAEADGFISTLLPAGKLEFDVDFVLTWSSATGLRFKGSGGAEVDVPIDLSAGPVTLTGLHLALLLGAGGVTFEASGSITAQLGPVFAAVARTGAVLRLEQPPSGGSLGLADFTVGFKPPTGVGLSVDAGGISGGGTLSFDPDRGEYSGSLELEFADFLALKAIGLITTRQPDGSPGFSLLMVLTAEFGSGIQLGYGFRLLAVGGLIGLNRGMNLAALVEGVRTGAIESVAFPKDVVANAPRILSDLARFFPPEQGTFLIGPMAKIGWGTPTLVSISLGVIIEIPGNIAVLGVLKAALPTEDDPLLVVQAQFVGALELDKSRLWFFAKLFDSRILTMTIDGGMGVLVAWGDNPDLVLTVGGFHPAYRPPPLPFPIPDRLSVDILNRANQLIRVSGYFAVTSNTVQFGAKAELRLGFSAFRVEGHLGFDALFQLSPFRFAIHIGAHVTLKAFGVGAFGIDLDFQLEGPAPWRAHGKGSIGFLFFSISANFDITWGEDRDTTLPPVAVLPLLAGEIGKLEGWDTRLPSGDSRTLVNLRQLPETGEIVLHPLGTLFVRQRALPLGVRLDRVGGQKASDGKRFTVNPVGNTGLKRVSFTGDRFAMGQFQTLSDAAALSRPSYETQDAGLELTADAALATARVVRRSARYELHLIDSAATPRLTSLAVPQKRFHSVSGPVFDELTRGSSTSRAALSARQAAQKQPFAAQDTVRVTEQRFVVAYLKSNRQAFPPGSIARPGRTTVTTFRSRATAEDALADFVAADRGLDGLLHVIPAAEAVGTAGVPGTWSAAGVLPAPVSTVDAVPLATGRVLLAGGTGPDGAAVATTTLFDPTADSWASGPALGTARRGHTTTRLDDGRVLTAGGRGPNAVLATAEVADPAASAWKPAAHLGVARHGHSATKLSGGRVLVAGGSGVRAGQDDGALTACEAFDPDTGSWAALPPMTDARTDHRAVLLQNGDVLVVGGAVPCGTGRRGQLAYCEVFDRAKQDWVVTGSLAQARTGHQATLLPDGTVLVTGGDAVVAPDGTFDPHGLATAERYHPKDGTWRAAAPMPGGGRTGHRALLLSSGVVLVTGGTGAPERTAGYRSALLYDPDQDTWTTVSGLLTGRSGHAVTELPDDRVLVAAGVGGPDPAGTGEVLIP from the coding sequence ATGGCACTGACCGTCGAAACCCTGATGCTCGAAATCGGACGCGCGTTCGCGCCGCTCGAACAACGCCTTCGTGGTGGCGAAATCCCGCTCCTGTTCGCCGAGATCGGGCTGCCCGCGCCCGACGTCGTGCTCGGCGCGCAGGCCGTGCAGAACGCCGTCGGCGGCGCCGCGACCGCGCTGAGCACCCTGCCGCGCGTGGTGACGGACCTGGCCGCGGCGATCGACGCCCGCGACACCGCCAAGATCACCGCGGCGGTGGCCGCCGTGGTGCCGATCGTCGAGTCGGTCGCCACGGCCGTCGACGTGGTGTCGACCGCGATCACCGCGGCGGCGAGGACGGCGGGTCCGGGCCGGGCCGAGGTCGAGGCGTTCGCCGCCGAACTCGCGCAACGGCTCTTCGGCTTCGCGCTCATCACCTACCTCGAAGACCGGCTGCCGGTCGCCGGGTACCTGCTGGGCCTGCTCGGGATCCTCGAGTCGACGCCGCTGGCCGCGACGCCCGCGACGCCGGCGCACGTCCGCCGCGTCCTGCGGGTGGACCGGGTGACCGCGCTGCTGCGCGACCCGGTCGGCGTGCTCGCCGACCTCTACGCCTGGGGCAGCCCGGAGTTCGACTGGGACCTGCTGCTGCGGCGGCTCTCGATCTTCCTCGGCGCGGTCACGGACTTCGCCTTCGTGCAGACCGGCCCGCCGCCGTTCCTGCGCATCGCCGGGGTCGACGTCGGCGTCACGGATGATCCCGTCCCCGGTGTCGACGCCCAGTTGCGCCTCGCCGCCGACGAGCACCTGGACCTGACCATCCCGATCGGTGACACGGTCGCGCTGGTCGTGACGTCCGACGCGGCGCTGGAAGAGAAGGCCGCCGTCGAACTGCTGCCACCGGCGCAGCTGCGGGTCGTCCCGCCGGCGGCCGAAGTGCGCGGCGGGGTGCGGCTGGGCCTGCAGGCGCCGTACGCCGACGGGGCGCCGCCGATCGTCGTCCTGGGCACGGCGGGTGGTTCGCGGATCGAGGCGCGGCGCCTGCGCGCGACGGTCGGCGCGGATCTCGTGTGGAACCCCACCGAGCGGCGGGCCGACGGCGCGCTGGTGTTCGAAGCCGCCGTCGAGGGCGGCAAGGTCGTGCTGGACCTGGCGGAGGCGGACGGCTTCATCAGCACCCTCCTGCCCGCCGGAAAGCTCGAGTTCGACGTCGACTTCGTGCTGACGTGGTCGTCCGCGACCGGGTTGCGCTTCAAGGGGTCCGGCGGCGCCGAGGTGGACGTGCCGATCGACCTCAGCGCCGGGCCGGTGACCCTCACCGGCCTGCACCTGGCGCTGCTGCTGGGGGCCGGCGGCGTCACGTTCGAGGCGTCCGGCTCGATCACCGCCCAGCTCGGCCCGGTCTTCGCGGCCGTCGCGCGGACGGGTGCCGTGCTGCGCCTGGAGCAGCCCCCGAGCGGCGGCAGCCTGGGGCTCGCCGACTTCACCGTCGGGTTCAAACCGCCCACCGGCGTCGGCCTGTCGGTCGACGCGGGCGGGATCTCCGGCGGCGGCACCCTTTCGTTCGACCCGGACCGCGGCGAGTACTCCGGTTCGCTGGAACTCGAGTTCGCGGACTTCCTCGCGCTGAAGGCGATCGGGCTGATCACCACGCGCCAGCCGGACGGCTCGCCGGGCTTCTCCCTGCTGATGGTCCTCACCGCCGAGTTCGGCAGCGGCATCCAACTGGGGTACGGCTTCCGGCTGCTGGCGGTCGGCGGCCTCATCGGGCTCAACCGCGGGATGAACCTGGCCGCGCTGGTCGAAGGCGTCCGGACCGGCGCGATCGAATCCGTCGCGTTCCCGAAGGATGTCGTCGCCAACGCGCCGCGGATCCTCTCCGACCTGGCCCGGTTCTTCCCGCCCGAACAGGGCACCTTCCTCATCGGACCGATGGCCAAGATCGGCTGGGGCACACCGACGCTGGTGAGCATCTCGCTGGGGGTGATCATCGAGATTCCCGGCAACATCGCCGTGCTCGGCGTCCTCAAGGCCGCGCTGCCCACCGAGGACGATCCCCTGCTCGTGGTCCAGGCGCAGTTCGTCGGGGCTCTGGAGCTGGACAAGTCCCGGCTGTGGTTCTTCGCGAAGCTCTTCGACTCGCGCATCCTGACGATGACCATCGACGGCGGGATGGGGGTGCTGGTCGCGTGGGGTGACAACCCCGACCTGGTGCTGACCGTCGGTGGGTTCCACCCGGCTTACCGGCCGCCGCCGCTGCCGTTCCCGATCCCCGACCGGCTGTCGGTCGACATCCTCAACCGCGCCAACCAGCTGATCCGCGTCTCCGGGTACTTCGCCGTCACCAGCAACACGGTCCAGTTCGGCGCGAAAGCCGAGCTGAGGCTGGGGTTCAGCGCGTTCCGCGTCGAAGGACACCTCGGGTTCGACGCGCTGTTCCAGCTGTCCCCGTTCCGCTTCGCCATCCACATCGGCGCGCACGTGACGCTGAAGGCGTTCGGCGTGGGCGCGTTCGGGATCGACCTCGACTTCCAGCTCGAGGGCCCGGCGCCGTGGCGGGCGCACGGCAAGGGCTCGATCGGGTTCCTGTTCTTCTCGATCTCGGCGAACTTCGACATCACGTGGGGCGAAGACCGCGACACGACGCTGCCGCCCGTCGCGGTACTCCCGTTGCTGGCCGGCGAAATCGGCAAGCTCGAAGGCTGGGACACCCGGTTGCCGTCCGGGGACAGCCGCACGCTGGTCAACCTCCGGCAGCTGCCGGAGACCGGGGAGATCGTGCTGCACCCGCTCGGCACGCTGTTCGTCCGGCAGCGCGCGCTGCCCCTGGGCGTCCGGCTGGACCGCGTCGGCGGGCAGAAAGCCTCGGACGGCAAGCGGTTCACCGTCAACCCGGTCGGCAACACCGGCCTCAAGCGGGTGTCGTTCACCGGCGACCGGTTCGCGATGGGGCAGTTCCAGACCCTGTCCGACGCCGCCGCGCTGTCCCGGCCGTCCTACGAAACGCAGGACGCCGGGCTGGAGCTGACCGCCGATGCCGCCCTCGCGACGGCTCGCGTCGTCCGCCGCAGCGCCCGCTACGAGCTGCACCTGATCGACAGCGCCGCGACCCCGCGGCTCACCAGCCTGGCCGTGCCGCAGAAGCGGTTCCACAGCGTCAGCGGACCGGTCTTCGACGAACTCACCCGCGGCAGCAGCACCAGCCGGGCCGCCCTGTCGGCCCGGCAAGCCGCGCAGAAGCAGCCGTTCGCGGCGCAGGACACCGTCCGCGTCACCGAGCAGCGGTTCGTCGTGGCCTACCTCAAGAGCAACCGGCAGGCGTTCCCGCCCGGCTCGATCGCGCGGCCGGGCCGGACCACCGTGACGACGTTCCGCAGCCGGGCGACCGCCGAGGACGCGCTCGCGGACTTCGTGGCCGCGGACCGCGGGCTGGACGGCCTGCTGCACGTGATCCCCGCCGCCGAGGCGGTGGGCACCGCCGGCGTCCCGGGCACCTGGTCCGCCGCGGGTGTCCTGCCGGCTCCGGTGTCCACTGTGGACGCGGTGCCGCTGGCCACCGGTCGCGTGCTGCTCGCCGGCGGGACCGGTCCGGACGGCGCCGCCGTCGCCACGACGACCCTGTTCGACCCGACCGCCGACTCGTGGGCCTCCGGACCGGCCCTGGGCACCGCCCGCCGCGGGCACACCACGACCCGGCTCGACGACGGCCGGGTGCTCACGGCCGGCGGCCGCGGCCCGAACGCCGTGCTCGCGACGGCCGAGGTGGCCGACCCCGCCGCGAGCGCGTGGAAGCCGGCGGCGCACCTGGGTGTCGCCCGGCACGGCCATTCCGCGACGAAGCTGAGCGGCGGCCGGGTGCTGGTCGCCGGCGGCAGCGGTGTGCGGGCCGGGCAGGACGACGGCGCCCTCACCGCCTGCGAGGCGTTCGACCCCGACACCGGCTCCTGGGCGGCACTGCCGCCGATGACCGACGCGCGCACCGATCACCGGGCCGTCCTCCTGCAGAACGGCGACGTCCTGGTCGTCGGCGGCGCGGTCCCGTGCGGGACCGGCCGGCGCGGGCAGCTCGCCTACTGCGAGGTGTTCGACCGGGCGAAGCAGGACTGGGTCGTCACCGGCAGCCTCGCCCAGGCCCGCACCGGGCACCAGGCAACGCTGTTGCCGGACGGCACGGTCCTGGTCACCGGCGGCGACGCGGTCGTCGCGCCCGACGGCACGTTCGACCCGCACGGCCTCGCCACGGCCGAGCGGTACCACCCGAAGGACGGCACGTGGCGCGCGGCGGCCCCGATGCCGGGTGGCGGGCGCACCGGACACCGGGCCCTGCTGCTGAGCTCCGGGGTCGTCCTGGTGACCGGCGGCACCGGCGCCCCGGAACGGACGGCGGGCTACCGCTCGGCACTGCTCTACGACCCGGACCAGGACACCTGGACGACGGTCTCGGGCCTGCTCACCGGCCGCTCCGGCCACGCCGTCACCGAGTTGCCCGACGACCGGGTGCTCGTCGCCGCCGGTGTCGGCGGCCCCGACCCCGCCGGAACCGGCGAGGTGCTCATCCCATGA
- a CDS encoding S8 family serine peptidase, with translation MTDFRVWIGPEPFDPAEVPAATEALAPAKKAMIVQFRASLNEPDVARVKAAYGVRLDRFVPNFSFLERLDDETAARVRADFLVRTCIPLDPALKLASWIPSGTTPLDLIATLFDDADPAAVTAALGALGARDVVLTDNRSFGGSQYADFTLDDRAKLPLVAAIDDVVLVEPVPERAVTDLPAAQVFQSGVAGLNATPIWDHDLHGEGQILGLIDEGHLDLNHCFFNDAKEAKAGEDHRKVLAMFDQNDVGTSPHFMFVAGIAAGDSLDKNGKGGVHEHRGGAWAAKIACHSLNDMLGAVAVKFLVILGRLKDAGAFIHTNSWAGGIPAYNVDAVNADTFSFENEDHVVIAAAANTNNHVTGNGAPGIAKNVLCVAASQGPPDQMSFGSGKPGPTTDGRRKPDLMAVGNGIQSASLKQNSTALYCDAGPYFKSPELAATSWATPNVAAAATLVRQYFTEGWYPGGEKRGDHHLVPTGALIRAVLLNSTTNMTGIPGYPSDVEGWGQIQLDRTLVFKDGRARRLLVNDVRHAAGLSLGTKVTRRFFVGNDHEQLKITLVWTDPPAAESSTQPSRNVLKLTAQDALGVSYLGNDFDTVAGVSREGGTGTQDRLNNVQMIVVDKPFTGPWTITVSGTVVFGTQGYALVVTGA, from the coding sequence ATGACCGACTTCCGCGTGTGGATCGGCCCGGAGCCGTTCGATCCCGCCGAGGTACCGGCGGCCACCGAAGCATTGGCACCGGCCAAGAAGGCGATGATCGTGCAGTTCCGGGCGTCCCTGAACGAGCCCGACGTCGCCCGGGTGAAGGCCGCGTACGGGGTGCGCCTGGACCGGTTCGTCCCGAACTTCTCGTTCCTCGAACGGCTCGACGACGAGACCGCCGCGAGGGTGCGCGCCGACTTCCTGGTGCGCACGTGCATCCCGCTCGATCCGGCGTTGAAGCTCGCCTCCTGGATCCCCTCCGGCACCACCCCGCTCGACCTGATCGCGACCCTGTTCGACGACGCGGACCCCGCCGCCGTCACGGCCGCGCTCGGCGCGCTCGGCGCACGCGACGTCGTGCTCACCGACAACCGGTCCTTCGGGGGCAGCCAGTACGCCGACTTCACCCTCGACGACCGGGCGAAGCTGCCGCTGGTCGCCGCCATCGACGACGTGGTCCTGGTCGAGCCGGTGCCGGAGCGGGCGGTCACCGACCTCCCCGCGGCCCAGGTCTTCCAGTCGGGCGTCGCCGGCCTGAACGCCACCCCGATCTGGGATCACGACCTGCACGGCGAGGGCCAGATCCTCGGGCTCATCGACGAGGGGCACCTCGACCTGAACCACTGCTTCTTCAACGACGCCAAGGAAGCCAAGGCCGGCGAAGACCACCGCAAGGTGCTCGCCATGTTCGACCAGAACGACGTCGGGACCTCGCCGCACTTCATGTTCGTCGCCGGGATAGCGGCCGGCGACTCCCTCGACAAGAACGGCAAGGGCGGCGTCCACGAGCACCGAGGTGGCGCCTGGGCGGCCAAGATCGCCTGCCACAGCTTGAACGACATGTTAGGTGCGGTGGCAGTCAAGTTCCTGGTCATCCTCGGCAGGCTCAAGGACGCGGGTGCGTTCATCCACACCAACAGCTGGGCCGGCGGCATCCCGGCGTACAACGTCGACGCCGTCAACGCGGACACGTTCAGCTTCGAGAACGAGGACCACGTGGTGATCGCCGCCGCGGCGAACACGAACAACCACGTCACCGGCAACGGCGCGCCCGGGATCGCGAAGAACGTGCTGTGCGTGGCCGCTTCCCAGGGCCCGCCCGACCAGATGAGCTTCGGCAGCGGGAAACCCGGGCCGACCACCGACGGGCGCCGCAAACCCGATCTCATGGCGGTGGGCAACGGCATCCAGTCCGCGTCCTTGAAGCAGAACTCGACCGCCCTGTACTGCGACGCCGGCCCCTATTTCAAGAGCCCGGAGCTGGCGGCCACGAGCTGGGCGACCCCCAACGTGGCGGCCGCGGCCACTCTCGTGCGCCAGTACTTCACCGAGGGGTGGTACCCCGGTGGTGAGAAGCGGGGTGACCACCACCTGGTCCCGACCGGCGCCCTGATCAGGGCCGTGCTGCTCAACTCGACCACCAACATGACCGGCATCCCGGGCTACCCGTCCGACGTCGAGGGCTGGGGGCAGATCCAGCTCGACCGCACCCTCGTCTTCAAGGACGGCCGCGCTCGCCGGCTGCTGGTGAACGACGTGCGGCACGCCGCCGGGCTGTCGCTGGGGACGAAGGTCACGCGACGCTTCTTCGTCGGCAACGACCACGAACAGCTCAAGATCACGCTCGTGTGGACGGATCCGCCCGCGGCCGAGTCCTCGACCCAGCCCTCGCGGAACGTCCTCAAGCTGACGGCCCAGGACGCGCTGGGCGTCAGCTACCTGGGAAACGACTTCGACACCGTGGCCGGTGTGTCCCGCGAAGGCGGGACCGGCACCCAGGACCGGCTCAACAACGTCCAGATGATCGTCGTCGACAAGCCGTTCACCGGCCCTTGGACCATCACCGTCAGCGGCACCGTCGTCTTCGGCACACAGGGTTACGCCCTGGTCGTCACGGGCGCATGA
- a CDS encoding S8 family serine peptidase: protein MTPHQDFRLLIGPEPFDPVDVAPGALAPGKKATIVQFTAALTEPDVTRLKSAYGLVLDRLIPNLAYLERLDDATVAKVRADFLVRTCTALDPALKLAPWIPATGTPLELIVTLFDDTDLAAARTSLTAAGARDVQVLDNREIGAHPVAQCTLDDRAALPLVAALDDVVWVAPEQATVDFNVEAAQTIQSGGVGVHGGTIWDRGLHGEGQVIDIIEQDGTIDLSHCFFADDPVNIPGPAHRKVLKLTSKAGTKVSEHCMFVAGIAAGDKLTDQGAHPHRGGAWAAKIVFRTRDTLLVNMLDDGMKAGATIHNTSWGVENQPLYDDTARDADDFSFRNEDHVVVGAGADFPANDNTPPGIAKNVLCVAATDAFPLERHLTEGVPGPTPPDRRRKPDIMAVGAGISSALPNSSPTPGPYCETGPPKVTQAAATSWAAPNVAAAAALVRQYFTEGFYPRGERLGNRPFFPTGALIRAVLLNSTVDVTASDLPSVSVKGYPTNAEGWGLIRLDRTLFFPGSPRKLFVNDMRHIAGLTLAQVQSRHVFVNSFVEQLKITLVWTDRPPAQQSYQHPSWNVLRLEVEDSQGTRYFGNDIDVPTGLSKPNGAGPLDLVNNVQMVIVDEPPVGSWKISVRGSAVFGTQGYALVVSGALT from the coding sequence GTGACTCCGCACCAGGATTTCCGCCTGCTGATCGGCCCGGAGCCGTTCGACCCCGTCGACGTCGCCCCCGGCGCGCTCGCGCCGGGCAAGAAGGCGACGATCGTCCAGTTCACGGCCGCGCTGACCGAGCCGGACGTGACCCGCCTGAAGAGCGCGTACGGCCTGGTCCTCGACCGGCTCATCCCGAACCTGGCCTACCTCGAACGCCTCGATGACGCGACCGTCGCCAAGGTGCGGGCCGACTTCCTCGTCCGGACCTGCACCGCGCTGGACCCGGCGCTGAAGCTCGCCCCGTGGATCCCCGCCACCGGCACGCCGCTCGAGCTGATCGTGACCCTGTTCGACGACACGGACCTCGCCGCCGCCCGGACGTCGTTGACCGCGGCCGGCGCCCGGGACGTCCAGGTCCTCGACAACCGCGAGATCGGTGCTCACCCCGTCGCGCAGTGCACGCTCGACGACCGGGCGGCGCTGCCGCTGGTCGCAGCGCTCGACGACGTCGTCTGGGTGGCGCCGGAGCAGGCCACTGTGGACTTCAACGTGGAAGCGGCGCAGACGATTCAGTCCGGCGGGGTCGGCGTGCACGGCGGCACGATCTGGGACCGGGGCCTGCACGGCGAGGGCCAGGTCATCGACATCATCGAGCAGGACGGAACGATCGACCTGAGCCACTGCTTCTTCGCCGACGACCCGGTGAACATCCCCGGCCCGGCCCACCGGAAGGTCCTCAAGCTCACCTCGAAGGCCGGCACCAAGGTGAGCGAGCACTGCATGTTCGTCGCGGGGATCGCGGCGGGCGACAAACTCACCGATCAGGGAGCGCACCCGCACCGGGGTGGGGCGTGGGCGGCCAAGATCGTCTTCCGCACCCGGGACACCCTCCTCGTGAACATGCTCGACGACGGGATGAAAGCGGGAGCCACGATTCACAACACCAGCTGGGGAGTCGAAAACCAACCACTCTACGACGATACCGCGCGGGACGCGGACGACTTCAGCTTCCGCAACGAAGACCACGTGGTCGTCGGCGCCGGCGCCGACTTCCCTGCGAATGACAACACGCCGCCCGGCATCGCCAAGAACGTGCTCTGCGTCGCGGCGACCGACGCCTTCCCCCTCGAGCGGCACCTGACCGAAGGGGTTCCCGGACCGACACCCCCCGACCGGCGCCGCAAGCCCGACATCATGGCCGTGGGGGCCGGGATCAGCTCGGCGCTGCCGAACTCCTCGCCGACCCCGGGCCCCTACTGCGAGACCGGTCCGCCGAAGGTGACCCAGGCGGCCGCCACGAGCTGGGCGGCCCCGAACGTCGCGGCCGCGGCCGCGCTCGTGCGCCAGTACTTCACCGAGGGGTTTTACCCCCGCGGTGAGAGGCTGGGCAACCGGCCGTTCTTCCCGACCGGTGCGCTGATCCGGGCCGTGCTGCTCAACTCGACCGTCGACGTGACCGCCTCCGATCTCCCCAGCGTCAGTGTCAAGGGCTACCCGACGAACGCCGAGGGCTGGGGACTCATCCGGCTCGATCGGACCCTCTTCTTCCCCGGCAGTCCTCGCAAGTTGTTCGTGAATGACATGCGGCACATCGCCGGCCTGACGCTCGCACAGGTGCAGTCCCGGCACGTGTTCGTCAACAGCTTCGTCGAACAACTCAAGATCACGCTGGTGTGGACGGACCGGCCGCCCGCACAGCAGTCCTACCAGCACCCGTCGTGGAACGTGCTCCGGCTGGAAGTGGAGGACTCCCAGGGAACCAGGTACTTCGGCAACGACATCGACGTGCCGACGGGCCTGTCGAAGCCGAACGGGGCCGGTCCGCTGGACCTGGTCAACAACGTCCAGATGGTCATCGTCGACGAGCCACCCGTCGGCAGTTGGAAGATCAGCGTCCGCGGCTCCGCTGTCTTCGGCACCCAAGGCTACGCACTCGTGGTGTCAGGAGCTCTGACATGA